A genome region from Bacillota bacterium includes the following:
- a CDS encoding diacylglycerol kinase family protein, which yields MKRRVLAESFAFALEGAAYVWRTQRNARIHAFLGYLAISLALILGVGRLERLLVVLAVTSVVVVELLNTAIEASVDIHVKGYHCLAKTAKNVAAGGVLVTAAMSVVVGLEVFGPELKRLPEAVQAWARSSPLLFYLWVSGAILFAREALRSGKGG from the coding sequence ATGAAGCGCAGAGTCCTTGCGGAGTCCTTCGCCTTTGCCCTGGAGGGTGCCGCTTACGTGTGGCGTACCCAGCGGAACGCCAGGATTCACGCCTTCTTGGGATACCTGGCCATCAGTCTTGCGCTGATCCTGGGTGTGGGCCGGCTGGAGCGGCTTCTGGTGGTGCTTGCGGTGACCTCGGTGGTTGTAGTGGAGCTGCTCAACACCGCTATTGAGGCATCCGTTGACATTCACGTGAAGGGGTATCATTGCCTAGCCAAGACCGCCAAGAATGTGGCGGCCGGGGGTGTGCTGGTGACGGCGGCCATGAGTGTGGTTGTGGGATTGGAGGTGTTCGGTCCTGAGCTGAAAAGACTCCCGGAGGCGGTCCAGGCTTGGGCCCGGTCATCACCCCTGCTGTTTTACCTGTGGGTTTCCGGTGCAATCCTCTTTGCCAGGGAGGCTTTGAGGAGCGGGAAAGGAGGCTAG
- the era gene encoding GTPase Era, with protein MRLAEFRSGFAAVVGRPNVGKSTLVNTLVGHKVAIVSPKPQTTRDRISAVLTGPDYQVVFVDTPGIHKPQHRLGSHMVNTAISTLSGVDIVLFVVEAHRPAGKGDLYVSERLGDIPVLLVANKMDLVRGGSLVALENYTSLLSPGWGFLAVSAVTGQGLPLLLGRVREAMPPGPAYYPEDAVTDRSERFMLGELVREKVLSLCRDEVPHSVAVSVEGVSPRPNGVTYVAATVVVEKTSQKGIIIGEGGRMLREIGRLARVDMERLLGNQVYLDLWVKVKEEWRNREAFLRSLGYDGSRL; from the coding sequence GTGAGACTGGCCGAGTTCCGATCGGGTTTCGCGGCGGTGGTGGGCCGGCCCAACGTGGGGAAGTCCACCCTGGTAAACACACTGGTAGGGCATAAGGTGGCCATCGTGTCTCCGAAGCCCCAGACAACACGGGACCGCATATCCGCGGTGCTCACTGGGCCAGACTACCAGGTGGTGTTCGTGGATACGCCTGGCATCCACAAACCCCAGCACCGGTTGGGAAGCCACATGGTGAACACCGCCATCTCAACCCTTTCAGGCGTGGACATTGTCCTCTTTGTCGTGGAAGCGCACCGCCCGGCGGGGAAGGGGGACCTTTACGTCTCTGAAAGGCTGGGGGATATCCCTGTCCTGCTGGTGGCGAACAAGATGGACCTGGTCAGGGGTGGCAGCTTGGTGGCCCTGGAGAACTATACCAGCCTGCTATCTCCAGGGTGGGGCTTCCTGGCTGTGTCTGCCGTCACCGGCCAGGGCCTTCCCTTGCTCTTGGGGAGGGTAAGGGAGGCGATGCCCCCAGGCCCCGCCTACTACCCTGAGGATGCCGTCACGGACAGGTCCGAGCGCTTCATGCTGGGTGAGCTGGTCAGGGAGAAGGTTCTCAGCCTCTGCCGGGATGAGGTTCCCCATTCGGTGGCTGTGAGCGTGGAGGGTGTCTCCCCCAGGCCCAATGGCGTTACATACGTGGCGGCCACAGTAGTGGTGGAGAAGACCTCTCAAAAGGGCATAATCATAGGAGAGGGCGGCAGGATGCTCAGGGAGATAGGGCGCTTGGCCCGGGTAGACATGGAGAGACTACTGGGAAATCAGGTATACCTTGACCTCTGGGTGAAGGTGAAGGAGGAGTGGAGGAACCGGGAGGCCTTCCTAAGGTCCCTCGGGTACGACGGTTCCAGGCTCTAG
- the recO gene encoding DNA repair protein RecO, protein MGPYKARAIVLKSRDFQEADRVVTLLSDRHGKIEAVARGARRTRSQLGGATQPFCLVTASFYPGKTMDTMSQAEVTEGFRVLREDLELLANASYLCELVDESMGLRDATPGAYPLLLKAFGLLRDGHPPATVRHMFQLRFLGILGIGPGLDRCLGCGREVLDPFFSPGQGGVLCHTCGSGQGAGRLSRQALECMKALLRLEPGLSGRLVIDARTEREMCLALDGYILWHLDKKLKSLSFLKQLGAREEQGDRCGRSTEEER, encoded by the coding sequence ATGGGTCCCTACAAGGCTCGGGCCATAGTTCTCAAGTCCAGGGACTTCCAGGAGGCCGACAGGGTAGTAACCCTGTTGTCCGACCGGCACGGCAAGATCGAGGCAGTGGCCAGGGGGGCCAGGCGGACCAGGAGCCAGCTAGGCGGGGCCACCCAGCCCTTTTGTCTAGTGACAGCCTCGTTCTACCCTGGGAAGACCATGGATACCATGAGTCAAGCCGAGGTAACCGAGGGGTTCAGGGTTCTCCGGGAGGACCTGGAACTCCTGGCGAACGCATCGTACTTGTGCGAGCTTGTGGACGAGTCCATGGGTCTTCGTGATGCCACCCCAGGGGCCTATCCCTTGTTGCTGAAAGCCTTTGGCCTGCTCAGGGATGGGCACCCGCCGGCCACGGTGAGGCATATGTTCCAGCTGAGGTTCCTAGGGATCCTGGGCATTGGGCCCGGGCTGGATCGTTGCCTGGGATGCGGCAGGGAGGTTTTAGACCCCTTCTTCTCCCCGGGGCAGGGTGGCGTGCTCTGCCACACCTGCGGGTCAGGCCAAGGGGCCGGGCGCCTCTCCCGGCAGGCGCTGGAGTGCATGAAGGCCCTGTTGAGGCTTGAACCTGGTCTTTCAGGGCGCCTGGTCATAGATGCCCGGACTGAACGGGAAATGTGTCTTGCCCTGGACGGCTACATCCTCTGGCACCTGGACAAGAAGCTGAAATCCCTCAGTTTCCTCAAACAGCTGGGAGCTCGGGAGGAGCAAGGTGATAGATGTGGAAGAAGCACTGAAGAAGAGAGGTGA
- a CDS encoding sporulation protein YqfD, producing the protein MRGRVWRYIDGSVSLLLEGGSPERFLNLAMSQGIYPWDMRYVEGALILSVPARCFGQLRGIAKTSGCRIRITGKYGLPFVLVKARRRRMLLVGGILCAGAIYIMASMVWFIEVTGLERIPPEAVLKAARGQGLAPGTLRSRLDVDATRNAILLETPGLSWVGIHQKGTLVVIEVVEKTLHPDPSQEEQPGPIVARDDSYVVDVLALRGRAVVEPGTLVRKGDVLIEPDPETGMSRGIAKGKFWYQGYGECGFSRTWTERTGRSSRGYVLKWNGREILNTRRPAFARFEEEATVWALPSWRNLNLPVELHSVEYYEIRVIQETLSREMARRVALNNALKAAREVLPPGAERSVIWGEVAGEGPEHIAARVTMETLEDIAARPGGIQ; encoded by the coding sequence TTGAGGGGGAGGGTGTGGAGGTACATCGACGGCAGCGTGAGCCTTCTCCTGGAGGGAGGCTCCCCCGAGCGGTTCCTGAACCTTGCCATGTCCCAGGGCATATACCCCTGGGACATGCGGTACGTCGAAGGCGCCCTCATCCTCTCAGTTCCTGCCAGGTGCTTTGGGCAACTGAGGGGAATAGCTAAGACCTCCGGCTGCCGGATCCGGATTACGGGCAAGTACGGCCTCCCCTTTGTCCTGGTCAAGGCCAGGCGCCGCCGGATGCTACTTGTGGGTGGCATCCTCTGTGCCGGGGCGATCTACATCATGGCCTCCATGGTATGGTTCATTGAGGTCACAGGCCTGGAGAGGATACCGCCCGAGGCTGTGCTGAAGGCCGCCAGGGGCCAGGGTCTTGCCCCTGGCACCCTTCGCAGCCGGCTGGATGTGGACGCCACCAGGAATGCCATTCTCCTTGAGACACCGGGCCTATCATGGGTAGGCATTCACCAGAAGGGCACCCTGGTGGTAATCGAGGTGGTCGAAAAGACCCTGCACCCAGACCCCTCCCAGGAGGAGCAGCCTGGTCCCATTGTGGCAAGGGACGACTCCTATGTCGTGGATGTCTTGGCCCTGCGGGGAAGGGCCGTGGTGGAGCCCGGGACCCTGGTGCGCAAGGGAGACGTGCTCATCGAGCCTGACCCGGAGACGGGAATGTCCCGGGGGATTGCCAAGGGCAAGTTCTGGTACCAGGGCTACGGGGAGTGTGGCTTTAGCCGCACCTGGACCGAGAGGACGGGAAGGAGCTCGAGGGGATATGTCTTGAAATGGAACGGCAGGGAGATACTGAACACGAGGAGGCCTGCATTCGCCCGGTTCGAAGAGGAGGCAACCGTGTGGGCCCTTCCTTCCTGGAGGAATCTGAATCTGCCCGTCGAACTCCATAGCGTAGAATACTACGAGATCAGGGTAATCCAGGAAACGCTCAGCCGCGAGATGGCCAGGCGGGTAGCCCTGAACAACGCGCTCAAGGCGGCCAGGGAGGTGCTGCCCCCGGGGGCCGAGAGGTCCGTGATCTGGGGAGAGGTGGCGGGTGAAGGCCCGGAACACATCGCCGCCAGGGTGACCATGGAGACCCTAGAGGACATCGCAGCTAGGCCGGGCGGGATCCAGTAG
- a CDS encoding DUF4342 domain-containing protein — MEEDLKKVELVKEKAKVGWAEASEALEAAGGDIVGALAWLEERDKRSTWTERLAVQGEEIINVFSRVIREGNVTRVVLKKDDRVVLDVPLTLTLVGVVLAPALAILSMLVALGSQCSMELERWGKRGQGAAETAKKEWRQEEE; from the coding sequence GTGGAAGAAGACCTGAAGAAGGTTGAGCTGGTCAAAGAGAAGGCCAAGGTGGGATGGGCCGAGGCCAGTGAGGCCCTGGAGGCCGCCGGCGGCGATATTGTTGGAGCCCTGGCCTGGCTGGAGGAGCGGGATAAGAGGTCTACCTGGACAGAGAGACTGGCCGTGCAGGGTGAGGAGATCATTAACGTCTTCTCCCGTGTTATAAGGGAGGGGAACGTCACCCGGGTGGTCCTGAAGAAGGATGACAGGGTGGTGCTGGATGTGCCCCTAACCCTTACCCTGGTCGGCGTGGTGCTGGCGCCCGCCCTGGCCATCCTGTCCATGCTTGTGGCCCTGGGCTCCCAGTGCAGCATGGAGCTGGAACGCTGGGGAAAGCGAGGCCAAGGGGCGGCAGAGACCGCCAAGAAGGAATGGCGCCAGGAGGAGGAGTAA
- the mgtE gene encoding magnesium transporter, producing the protein MRLDMELVNRIQDLVDAGRREELCAILKDLHPVDLAELLAQMDSDTARAYVLLLLPGEDAALVMQELEYDVQSRLLETLEPSQASRVLEEMSSDDLADLLAQVQPGRAQEIMELLEDAEDVRELLTYKEDSAGGIMTTEFIALQEDMTAHETIETLRRLAPDAETVYYLYVINGGGRLTGVLSLRDLIVAQPQVLLKDIMETNVVSVDVTTDQEEVAKVVSKYDLLAVPVVGHDGVLEGIVTFDDVIDVLEQEATEDIYRMAGAGSGEADDLVKGGPWLRMGRRLPWLVILLFVGFLSANVIRGFASTLESVVALAYFIPVLIDMGGNVGTQSFAVVVRGLATGEVERKDLIRVMLREAQVGVLLGVACGTLVALAAFMWQGSPILGAVVGLSMSLTLLIAAVVGAVVPMVVDRFGMDSAVASGPLITTIIDVSGLLIYFSMATSLMERLI; encoded by the coding sequence GTGAGACTAGACATGGAACTAGTGAACAGGATCCAGGATCTGGTGGACGCGGGGAGGCGGGAGGAGCTGTGTGCCATCCTAAAGGATCTCCACCCAGTGGACCTGGCGGAGCTCCTGGCCCAGATGGATTCCGACACTGCCAGGGCCTACGTGCTCCTACTGCTGCCAGGCGAGGATGCCGCCCTGGTAATGCAGGAACTGGAGTACGATGTCCAATCCCGCCTCCTTGAGACCCTAGAACCCTCCCAGGCCTCAAGGGTTCTAGAGGAAATGTCCAGCGATGACCTGGCGGACCTCCTGGCCCAGGTGCAGCCGGGCAGGGCCCAGGAGATCATGGAGCTCCTGGAGGACGCCGAGGATGTCAGGGAACTCCTCACCTACAAGGAAGACAGCGCTGGCGGTATCATGACCACTGAGTTCATAGCCCTGCAAGAGGACATGACAGCCCATGAGACCATAGAAACCCTGCGGCGATTGGCGCCAGATGCCGAGACCGTTTACTACCTCTATGTCATCAACGGGGGAGGACGCCTCACCGGGGTGCTCTCCCTGAGAGACCTCATAGTCGCCCAGCCCCAGGTGCTGCTCAAGGACATCATGGAGACCAACGTCGTGAGCGTGGATGTCACCACAGACCAGGAAGAGGTTGCGAAGGTGGTATCCAAGTACGACCTCCTGGCCGTGCCGGTGGTGGGCCACGATGGGGTGCTTGAGGGGATCGTCACCTTCGACGACGTCATAGACGTGCTGGAGCAAGAGGCCACCGAGGACATCTACCGCATGGCTGGAGCAGGTTCCGGTGAGGCTGACGACCTGGTGAAGGGAGGTCCCTGGCTCAGGATGGGCAGGCGCCTGCCCTGGCTCGTCATCCTGCTGTTCGTTGGCTTCCTGTCGGCAAATGTCATCAGGGGGTTTGCCTCTACGCTGGAAAGTGTTGTGGCGCTGGCCTACTTCATCCCCGTTCTCATAGACATGGGCGGGAACGTGGGCACCCAGTCCTTCGCTGTCGTGGTCAGGGGGCTGGCCACAGGCGAGGTGGAGCGAAAGGACCTCATCCGCGTGATGCTCCGGGAGGCCCAGGTGGGCGTGCTGCTGGGCGTGGCCTGCGGCACCCTGGTGGCACTGGCAGCCTTCATGTGGCAGGGCTCGCCCATCCTGGGGGCCGTCGTAGGGCTGTCCATGAGCCTGACACTGTTGATCGCAGCAGTTGTTGGGGCAGTGGTTCCCATGGTGGTTGACCGGTTCGGGATGGACAGTGCTGTTGCGTCAGGCCCCCTCATCACCACCATCATTGACGTGAGCGGGCTTCTTATATACTTTTCCATGGCCACCAGCCTCATGGAGAGACTCATCTAG
- the ybeY gene encoding rRNA maturation RNase YbeY, with product MEVVCIDRQDKVPLGKGVRDLVRRAAREAARVAGGEIKGELSVALMDDETITELNRRFLGHDYPTDVLAFPPGETRPGRSARVAGDIAISVETASRQAQEYGITLDQEIALLVAHGVLHLLGYDDAPGMEEEMRKKEAQVLSALGYGQRE from the coding sequence ATGGAAGTGGTTTGCATAGATAGGCAGGACAAGGTGCCGCTGGGCAAGGGGGTGCGGGACCTGGTCCGGAGAGCCGCCCGGGAGGCGGCTCGCGTCGCTGGCGGGGAGATCAAGGGCGAGCTGAGTGTTGCCTTAATGGATGATGAGACCATTACCGAGTTGAACCGGCGTTTCCTCGGGCACGACTACCCCACGGACGTCCTGGCCTTCCCTCCCGGGGAGACTAGGCCCGGGCGCAGCGCCAGGGTTGCCGGGGACATTGCTATCTCTGTGGAGACCGCATCGCGCCAAGCCCAGGAGTATGGTATAACCCTGGACCAGGAGATCGCCCTCCTGGTGGCCCATGGTGTGCTCCACCTCCTGGGCTATGATGATGCGCCCGGCATGGAGGAAGAAATGAGAAAGAAGGAGGCCCAGGTGCTTTCGGCCCTGGGGTATGGGCAACGGGAATGA
- a CDS encoding PhoH family protein, with product MSTNNGAEAHVLLEDNEEAFRVLGRHDQTLKAVEKSFQVKIVPRGNELIITGDPQEVERVATLFHRLQDLCRSGNDLGAAEIRYAIELTKSGDGSRLRDIFTDVIVISARGKQIKPRTLGQKEYVEAIRRDNLVFGIGPAGTGKTFLAVACAVRAFKNREVGRIILTRPAVEAGERLGFLPGDIQEKVNPYLRPLYDALFEILGMETFEKYVTRGLIEIAPLAYMRGRTLDDSFVILDEAQNTTSEQMKMFLTRLGVGSRAVVTGDITQVDLPKGISSGLDQARGILRDIEGISFTYLTDSDVVRHELVQKIIKAYERFQDKRQSEDG from the coding sequence TTGAGCACGAATAATGGGGCCGAGGCCCACGTGCTTCTGGAGGATAACGAGGAGGCCTTCCGGGTACTGGGCAGGCACGATCAAACGCTGAAGGCTGTGGAGAAGAGCTTCCAAGTGAAGATAGTGCCCCGGGGCAACGAGCTCATAATCACGGGGGACCCACAAGAGGTGGAGAGGGTTGCCACCCTTTTTCATCGCCTCCAGGATCTTTGCCGTTCCGGGAACGACCTTGGGGCAGCCGAGATTCGCTATGCCATTGAGCTCACCAAGTCCGGGGACGGCAGCCGACTCCGCGACATCTTCACCGACGTAATAGTGATTTCGGCCCGGGGCAAGCAGATCAAGCCCAGGACACTGGGGCAGAAGGAGTACGTGGAGGCCATTCGCAGGGACAACCTGGTATTCGGGATTGGGCCTGCGGGTACCGGGAAGACCTTTCTCGCCGTGGCCTGCGCTGTGCGGGCCTTCAAGAACCGGGAGGTGGGCAGGATCATCCTGACCCGCCCCGCGGTGGAGGCCGGAGAGAGGCTGGGCTTCTTGCCCGGGGACATCCAGGAGAAGGTGAACCCTTACCTAAGGCCGCTGTACGATGCCCTCTTTGAGATCTTGGGCATGGAGACCTTTGAGAAGTACGTAACCAGGGGCCTCATCGAGATCGCCCCCCTGGCCTACATGAGGGGGCGCACCCTGGATGATTCCTTCGTGATCCTGGACGAGGCCCAGAACACCACGTCTGAGCAGATGAAGATGTTTCTCACGCGGCTGGGCGTAGGCTCCAGGGCTGTCGTTACCGGTGATATAACGCAGGTGGACCTGCCCAAGGGGATCTCCTCGGGCCTGGACCAAGCCAGGGGAATCCTCCGGGACATCGAGGGCATATCCTTCACATACCTCACGGACAGCGACGTGGTTAGGCACGAGCTGGTCCAGAAGATAATCAAGGCCTACGAGAGATTCCAGGACAAGCGCCAGTCCGAGGACGGATAG
- the glyQ gene encoding glycine--tRNA ligase subunit alpha, with the protein MGVYFQDMVIALERYWAEYGCVIAQPYDVEKGAGTMNPSTFLRSLGPEPWKVAYVEPSRRPADGRYGENPNRLYQHHQYQVVLKPSPDDAQGVYLESLRAIGIDPLAHDIRFVEDDWEAPTLGAWGLGWEVWLDGMEVTQFTYFQQVGGIDCRPVPVELTYGLERLAAYIQGVDNVFEIMWAPGISYEQLFRPNETEQSRYSFQEADVDMLEHSFGVYEAEARRLAEGDMVLPSYDYVLKCSHTFNLLDARGAISVTQRTGYIARVRGLARLVAQAYLRQRESLGYPLLKEVS; encoded by the coding sequence ATGGGAGTGTACTTCCAGGACATGGTCATCGCGCTGGAACGCTACTGGGCCGAGTACGGTTGCGTCATAGCCCAGCCCTACGATGTGGAGAAAGGGGCGGGCACAATGAATCCCTCCACATTCCTGAGGTCCCTGGGGCCTGAGCCATGGAAGGTGGCCTACGTGGAGCCTTCTCGCAGGCCTGCCGATGGGAGATACGGCGAAAACCCTAATCGCCTGTACCAGCACCACCAGTACCAGGTTGTCCTGAAACCCTCCCCAGATGATGCCCAGGGTGTCTACCTGGAGAGCCTGAGGGCCATAGGCATCGATCCCCTCGCTCACGACATTCGCTTCGTTGAGGATGACTGGGAGGCTCCCACGCTTGGGGCCTGGGGCCTGGGGTGGGAGGTTTGGCTGGATGGCATGGAGGTCACACAGTTCACCTACTTCCAGCAGGTCGGGGGGATTGACTGCCGCCCCGTGCCCGTTGAGCTCACCTATGGCCTGGAGCGCCTGGCCGCCTACATCCAAGGGGTGGACAACGTGTTCGAGATCATGTGGGCGCCGGGGATAAGCTACGAGCAACTGTTCCGGCCCAATGAGACCGAGCAGTCACGCTACAGTTTCCAGGAGGCAGATGTGGACATGCTGGAACACAGCTTCGGGGTATATGAGGCTGAGGCCAGGCGGCTGGCTGAGGGGGACATGGTGCTGCCCTCATATGACTACGTACTGAAGTGCTCCCATACCTTTAACCTGCTGGATGCCAGGGGGGCCATCAGTGTGACTCAGCGCACCGGCTACATTGCCAGGGTGAGGGGCCTGGCCCGCCTGGTGGCCCAGGCCTACCTAAGGCAAAGGGAGAGCCTGGGCTATCCCCTCCTGAAGGAGGTGTCCTAG
- a CDS encoding DUF3048 domain-containing protein: protein MVMARQYLGFLLALAVGIVGLSSCGQNRNKPVEVPEEPPDENEVSAPEPVPFRCPLDGTAVDEEVLGLRAVAVSVDNHPEARPQAGLSEACLVYELPVEGGLTRYLAVYLHGLPETVGPVRSARPYFLDYASGHEAVLVHAGASPAASQEMEKMRFPSLNDMKGDRVFWRSPDRNMPHNLYSGMTKIRDVLVSMGMEGVTTSSHPFEVGKAPRGAPSESLSIQYPGDGPKVEFTYDSAGLHYRRSVNGQPDTDLAGGDPLLARNVVVQFVKAWIIPGDPEGRMDVESWGEGKLLAFSEGCVREGTWKRQDRLAPLVFLDEAGESLVLVPGQTWVEVVHDKVVVKYQ from the coding sequence ATGGTCATGGCAAGACAGTACCTGGGCTTTCTCCTGGCGCTGGCGGTAGGGATAGTGGGCCTTTCCAGCTGCGGCCAGAACCGGAATAAGCCGGTGGAGGTGCCCGAGGAGCCTCCGGATGAGAATGAGGTTTCCGCTCCAGAGCCCGTGCCCTTCCGGTGTCCCTTGGATGGAACCGCCGTAGATGAGGAGGTCCTGGGGCTCAGGGCAGTGGCTGTCTCGGTGGACAATCACCCTGAGGCGAGGCCGCAGGCGGGACTCTCCGAGGCCTGCCTGGTTTATGAACTCCCGGTGGAGGGCGGGCTCACGCGCTACCTCGCCGTCTACCTCCACGGCCTGCCGGAGACGGTGGGCCCGGTAAGGAGCGCGCGTCCCTACTTCCTGGACTATGCATCGGGCCATGAGGCAGTGCTGGTCCATGCCGGGGCCAGCCCGGCCGCCAGCCAGGAGATGGAAAAGATGAGGTTTCCCAGCCTCAACGATATGAAGGGAGACCGGGTCTTCTGGCGTTCCCCGGACCGCAACATGCCACACAACCTCTACAGCGGCATGACGAAGATCCGTGATGTCCTGGTGAGCATGGGGATGGAGGGGGTCACCACCTCGAGTCACCCCTTTGAGGTGGGCAAGGCCCCCCGGGGCGCCCCCTCAGAGAGCCTCTCTATCCAGTACCCTGGAGATGGCCCAAAGGTTGAGTTCACCTATGATAGCGCTGGCCTTCACTACCGCCGGAGCGTGAACGGCCAGCCCGACACCGACCTGGCGGGAGGCGATCCCCTCCTTGCCAGGAACGTGGTGGTGCAGTTCGTGAAGGCCTGGATCATCCCAGGTGACCCCGAGGGCCGGATGGATGTGGAATCCTGGGGAGAGGGGAAGCTTCTGGCCTTCTCCGAGGGGTGCGTCAGGGAGGGCACGTGGAAGAGACAGGACCGCCTTGCCCCTCTGGTATTCCTGGATGAAGCAGGGGAGAGCCTGGTGCTGGTCCCGGGGCAGACCTGGGTGGAGGTCGTCCATGACAAGGTTGTGGTGAAATACCAGTGA
- a CDS encoding HDIG domain-containing metalloprotein has protein sequence MALVGPGKAKDAVTPRFTQRDSVFRRLLVGVVLFLVFWAVLYGNVLPDRVVLEVGEASPSDVPVPRETVNRLETERLRKEAADAIPDVYHEDSSALGEALEEIKAAFAGVEAILADVELGEEAKLIALQEGWGSHFPEDTLASLALVSPQELAEARVAMEALVTTLMVSGIKPDTLENYRRQVDMETEAMALPGELKQFSAWVAKSSLRANLVYNAQETEARRQAAIEQVLPVKLARGEVIVRKGQKVTEDHMALLEDLGLVHSGPDISDLVGSGLLSGILVGSVALYLRLFNRDVSESESRLVLLGLMAAVTLLIAQVFQPISGFLAPVAAGTMLMATLIEPRLAVVSGVILSVMVSVMNGWDMRFFLAGTVGGLMGVLGVSRVGQRSDFMRAGFLVSSAVVAVVVTSHLIMGASLSDLASWRSLLWGALNGIVSAILTMGCLPYLEILFQVMTPMKLIELSNPNRPLLRRLLMEAPGTYHHSVMVANLAEAATEAVGGDSLLARVGSYYHDVGKVKRPYFFIDNQFGLENPHDRLSPSLSTLIVTSHVKDGLELAREHKVPEPVQEFIRSHHGTSLVSYFYSRAAEEGKCEGVPESDFRYDGPKPSTRETAIVMLADGVEAAVRSLTKPTPARVEGVVKKIIKERLYDGQLDHSDLTFKDLDAIGDAFVKALSGMLHPRIEYPESVLREMERQKNGAKISAHGQG, from the coding sequence GTGGCGCTGGTTGGCCCTGGGAAGGCAAAAGATGCTGTCACGCCCCGCTTTACCCAGAGGGATTCGGTTTTCCGCAGGCTACTCGTGGGCGTGGTGCTGTTCCTGGTGTTCTGGGCCGTGCTCTACGGGAACGTTCTTCCTGACCGGGTAGTCCTGGAGGTGGGCGAGGCTTCTCCTAGTGACGTTCCCGTACCCCGTGAAACCGTGAACCGGCTTGAGACGGAACGGCTGAGAAAGGAAGCCGCCGATGCCATTCCCGACGTGTATCACGAGGATTCCTCGGCGCTGGGAGAGGCCCTGGAGGAAATAAAAGCGGCCTTCGCTGGGGTCGAGGCCATCCTGGCTGACGTTGAACTGGGTGAGGAGGCAAAGCTCATCGCCCTTCAGGAGGGCTGGGGTTCTCACTTCCCCGAGGACACCCTTGCCAGCCTGGCCCTGGTGAGCCCCCAGGAACTGGCTGAGGCCAGGGTAGCTATGGAGGCACTGGTCACGACGTTGATGGTGTCTGGGATCAAGCCGGATACCCTGGAAAACTACAGGCGCCAGGTGGACATGGAGACTGAGGCCATGGCGCTGCCGGGCGAGCTGAAGCAGTTCTCCGCATGGGTGGCGAAGTCATCCCTCAGGGCAAACCTGGTATACAATGCCCAGGAGACTGAGGCCCGCCGCCAGGCCGCCATAGAACAGGTGCTCCCGGTGAAGCTGGCCAGGGGCGAGGTAATCGTCAGGAAGGGCCAGAAGGTTACTGAGGATCACATGGCACTCCTGGAGGACCTGGGGCTGGTACACTCCGGCCCAGACATATCCGACCTGGTGGGCTCAGGGCTCCTCAGCGGGATCCTGGTGGGTTCCGTGGCCCTGTACCTGAGGCTGTTCAACAGGGATGTCTCCGAGAGCGAGTCGCGGCTGGTCCTCCTCGGTTTGATGGCGGCTGTCACACTCCTCATCGCCCAGGTCTTCCAGCCCATCTCTGGCTTCCTGGCACCAGTGGCGGCGGGAACCATGCTCATGGCCACCCTAATCGAGCCGCGCCTGGCGGTGGTATCAGGGGTGATCCTCAGCGTCATGGTATCGGTCATGAACGGCTGGGACATGAGGTTCTTCCTGGCGGGAACCGTGGGGGGCCTCATGGGCGTCCTGGGTGTCTCCAGGGTGGGGCAGCGCTCCGATTTCATGAGAGCGGGCTTCCTGGTAAGCAGCGCGGTGGTAGCGGTTGTTGTTACCTCCCACCTGATAATGGGTGCATCCCTGAGCGACCTGGCCTCATGGAGGAGCCTCCTCTGGGGTGCCCTCAACGGCATTGTCTCGGCCATACTTACCATGGGATGCCTCCCATATCTTGAAATCCTCTTCCAGGTGATGACCCCCATGAAGCTGATCGAGCTCTCGAACCCCAACAGGCCACTCTTACGGAGGCTTCTCATGGAGGCCCCGGGCACGTATCATCACAGTGTCATGGTGGCAAACCTGGCGGAGGCGGCCACCGAGGCCGTTGGAGGGGATTCCCTGCTGGCCAGGGTAGGTTCGTACTACCATGATGTGGGGAAGGTCAAGCGCCCCTACTTCTTCATTGATAACCAGTTCGGACTGGAGAACCCCCATGACAGGCTGTCTCCCAGCCTGAGCACCCTGATCGTGACCTCCCATGTCAAGGATGGGTTGGAACTAGCGCGGGAGCACAAGGTTCCCGAGCCTGTCCAGGAATTCATAAGGAGCCATCACGGCACCAGCCTCGTCTCATACTTCTACAGCCGGGCCGCGGAGGAAGGAAAATGCGAGGGCGTGCCGGAATCCGACTTCCGCTACGACGGCCCGAAACCCAGCACCCGGGAGACCGCCATCGTTATGCTGGCGGATGGCGTGGAGGCAGCCGTGAGGTCCCTGACCAAGCCCACTCCGGCACGGGTGGAGGGCGTGGTGAAGAAGATAATCAAGGAAAGGCTGTACGATGGCCAGCTGGATCACAGTGATCTTACCTTCAAGGACCTGGATGCCATCGGGGATGCCTTCGTGAAGGCCCTTTCCGGGATGTTGCACCCTCGCATCGAGTATCCTGAGAGCGTGCTCCGGGAGATGGAGAGGCAAAAGAACGGCGCCAAGATCTCCGCACACGGCCAGGGCTGA